The following proteins are encoded in a genomic region of Gossypium hirsutum isolate 1008001.06 chromosome D05, Gossypium_hirsutum_v2.1, whole genome shotgun sequence:
- the LOC107906934 gene encoding DDT domain-containing protein DDR4 → MVVDRRKPSLGPMPSVEGKETRDDSVLILDDSSFNSEVAKLRNRWELASVLNFLIVFEPLMGTDLKLTAEDIELGLVKPNTSIAALHVKLLKGTPPMSKLLNVSDGWVTVLCKKLAVWWPWVAEGEIPLTARNGEEISKYKELDPTSRLLLLKALCEIRADQDDAVSYINDAMKSNKEISCFRKEKIGVNGNVSYWYDGNTVFGYRLYKEINRTESKSKAKGKASSTLPTVCSHWETLAVDFKEFREVVDKLLASRTAAEVAIGKTINNDVIPVVEKFQKKKERALKRKERQEMLLNDLRNSSGTEITRSCRNRRPVSYTFDEYDRAIDEAIELTKRRKTAEEQSHGQKLPRQSFALNGGSDVEGSVSQGSSDGKANSSGSDTEDGKLHKAGDAGNEKDDDDDYSSGTDGDDSNGSDSGNSADENENLNHEDHKRDVLMGSCQSKRLAGGAIHPGIRTGNLGTKNRLRQRPMINSALEIIVSDSEDDIPSDHTA, encoded by the exons ATGGTCGTTGATCGCCGAAAACCATCTCTGGGACCAATGCCGTCGGTGGAAGGCAAAGAAACCCGAGACGACTCGGTCTTGATTTTGGACGACTCGTCTTTCAATTCGGAGGTCGCCAAGCTACGTAACAGATGGGAACTCGCCTCGGTTCTCAACTTCCTTATT GTTTTTGAGCCATTGATGGGGACTGATTTGAAGCTAACAGCGGAAGACATCGAGTTAGGGCTGGTTAAACCTAATACCTCAATTGCTGCACTTCATGTCAAACTTTTGAAG GGGACACCACCTATGAGTAAATTGTTGAATGTTTCTGATGGATGGGTGACCGTACTTTGCAAGAAACTTGCCGTGTGGTGGCCATGG GTTGCTGAAGGAGAGATTCCACTCACTGCTCGCAATGG GGAGGAGATATCTAAATACAAAGAACTTGATCCAACTAGCCGCTTGCTTCTCCTAAAAGCACTTTGTGAAATTCGAGCAGAT CAAGATGATGCAGTGTCATACATTAATGATGCTATGAAAAGTAATAAAGAAATTTCTTGCTTCCGGAAAGAGAAGATAGGGGTGAATGGAAATGTTTCGTACTG GTATGATGGAAATACAGTCTTTGGTTATAGATTGTACAAGGAAATAAACAGGACTGAATCTAAATCAAAAGCAAAGGGGAAAGCAAGCTCAACCTTACCAACTGTCTGTTCTCACTGGGAAACACTTGCAGTGGATTTCAAGGAATTCCGTGAAGTTGTG GATAAACTCTTGGCTAGCAGGACTGCAGCAGAAGTTGCTATTGGCAAGACTATCAATAATGATGTCATTCCTGTTGTGGAGAAATTTCAAAAG aagaaagaaagggcaCTGAAACGGAAGGAAAGGCAAGAAATGCTCCTAAATGACTTGAGAAATTCTTCTGGTACTGAGATTACCCGCTCATGTCGCAATCGTAGGCCTGTCAGTTACACATTTG ATGAATATGATCGTGCTATTGATGAGGCTATAGAATTAACAAA GAGAAGGAAGACTGCTGAGGAACAAAGCCATGGACAGAAGCTTCCAAGACAATCTTTTGCCCTCAACGGAGGTTCAGACGTGGAAGGCTCTGTCTCACAAGGCAGTTCAGATGGGAAAGCAAACTCCTCGGGTAGTGACACTGAAGATGGCAAGCTACACAAAGCTGGCGATGCTGGTAATGAgaaggatgatgatgatgattataGTAGCGGAACAGATGGTGATGACAGCAATGGTAGTGACTCAGGCAATTCTgcagatgaaaatgaaaatttgaaccATGAGGACCACAAGAGAGACGTGTTAATGGGATCGTGCCAGAGTAAGAGATTGGCTGGAGGTGCCATCCATCCTGGCATAAGAACTGGAAATTTGGGCACAAAGAATAGGTTGAGGCAAAGGCCAATGATTAACTCTGCCCTTGAAATTATCGTGTCTGATTCAGAGGATGATATCCCATCTGATCATACAGCATAA